The following coding sequences lie in one Vibrio sp. ED004 genomic window:
- a CDS encoding methyl-accepting chemotaxis protein, translating into MNSASLNSVLISQLAERFNLAVTLGDEEILEMNKQTLAAIQSNFNIQISLDPSLQGSSALLQNQTNQYFDLAYRIAQGMIDEEISLSEAGRLAKQSTAILEELTTGMSEFSSARQSEFENAVQELESNNKTANQIMSISGALAMLAMCIFGWFVVKGIRKDLANISDKMRDIAEGDGDLTVRLQHEKNDELKPLVESFNSFVSHLQQNVTHTIENVTQLDTISNALVSSSQVTNELSTKQHLSIEEVSSSLNQLFVAAREIATNANDASTSASSASEQATLGEQQVKSTILAVQELTQDVGNASQVVKQLNDNTQSAGSILEAISAIAEQTNLLALNAAIEAARAGEQGRGFAVVADEVRTLASRTQTSTQEIQSVLLQLQEQAKTASTIISDSVTKAETCVEKSLVAENSLQKITSEITEISQRNESIAAATEEQEQTSTRIETFVEEIRKMAEGTSSSVKQVDAVAHDIQEVTRNISALTGHFKVS; encoded by the coding sequence ATGAATTCTGCGTCGTTAAATAGTGTTTTAATCTCTCAATTAGCAGAACGCTTTAATTTAGCTGTGACTCTTGGTGATGAAGAGATCTTGGAGATGAATAAGCAAACTCTTGCTGCGATTCAAAGTAACTTCAATATTCAAATTTCATTGGACCCGTCTTTACAAGGTTCATCAGCACTTCTGCAAAATCAAACCAATCAATACTTCGATTTGGCTTATCGCATCGCGCAAGGCATGATCGACGAAGAAATTAGTCTTAGTGAAGCAGGTCGTCTCGCGAAGCAAAGCACAGCAATCTTAGAAGAGCTTACTACAGGGATGAGTGAGTTTTCGTCGGCTCGTCAGTCAGAGTTTGAGAACGCAGTGCAAGAGTTAGAATCAAATAATAAAACAGCTAACCAAATCATGAGTATTTCAGGTGCATTAGCCATGCTTGCAATGTGCATCTTTGGATGGTTTGTGGTTAAAGGAATACGCAAAGACTTAGCCAATATCAGTGACAAGATGCGCGATATTGCGGAAGGCGATGGTGACTTAACTGTTCGCTTACAACATGAGAAAAACGACGAACTAAAACCACTCGTCGAATCATTCAATAGTTTTGTCTCTCATCTGCAACAAAACGTGACGCATACGATCGAGAACGTCACTCAATTGGACACTATTTCTAACGCTTTGGTGAGCTCTAGTCAGGTCACGAACGAACTTTCGACCAAACAACATCTTTCTATTGAAGAAGTATCTAGCTCATTAAATCAGTTGTTTGTTGCTGCCAGAGAGATCGCAACGAACGCGAATGATGCTTCGACTTCCGCTTCAAGTGCCAGTGAGCAGGCGACACTAGGAGAGCAGCAGGTTAAAAGTACCATTTTAGCCGTACAAGAACTGACACAAGATGTCGGTAATGCTTCACAAGTGGTTAAGCAATTGAATGACAATACTCAAAGTGCCGGCTCTATCTTAGAGGCGATAAGCGCTATTGCTGAGCAAACAAACCTACTGGCACTTAATGCTGCAATAGAAGCGGCGCGCGCAGGAGAACAAGGTCGTGGCTTTGCTGTCGTTGCTGATGAAGTTCGAACGTTAGCATCAAGAACACAAACGTCGACACAAGAAATCCAATCTGTACTTTTACAGTTACAAGAACAAGCTAAAACAGCCTCTACGATCATTTCGGATAGCGTGACGAAAGCTGAAACTTGCGTTGAAAAGTCACTGGTTGCTGAAAACTCGCTACAAAAAATCACTTCCGAGATCACTGAAATCAGTCAGCGAAATGAAAGTATTGCCGCTGCAACTGAAGAGCAGGAACAAACCTCAACTCGTATAGAAACTTTTGTCGAAGAAATCAGAAAAATGGCAGAAGGGACGAGTAGCAGCGTTAAACAAGTCGACGCAGTAGCCCATGATATTCAAGAAGTTACTCGTAACATATCAGCATTAACTGGCCATTTTAAGGTGAGTTAA